The following proteins come from a genomic window of Dictyoglomus sp.:
- a CDS encoding DegT/DnrJ/EryC1/StrS family aminotransferase — YTEKLKKYSWVKTPVVKPYVRMSWFVYVITLEKGLDRDIVIEEMEKKGIPARGYFSPIHLQPYVKEMFKTYEGMLPITEDISKRTLALPFHNNLKEEEIEEVIGILKEVVEERFF; from the coding sequence TATACAGAAAAGTTGAAAAAATATTCTTGGGTAAAAACTCCAGTAGTTAAGCCGTATGTTAGGATGAGTTGGTTTGTATATGTTATTACTCTTGAAAAAGGACTTGATAGGGATATAGTGATAGAAGAAATGGAAAAGAAAGGGATTCCTGCAAGGGGATATTTTTCTCCAATACATTTACAACCATATGTCAAAGAAATGTTTAAAACTTATGAGGGAATGCTTCCAATAACAGAGGATATTTCAAAAAGGACTCTTGCTTTACCTTTTCATAATAATTTAAAAGAAGAAGAGATTGAAGAAGTTATTGGGATTTTAAAAGAGGTTGTAGAAGAAAGATTTTTCTAA
- the nikR gene encoding nickel-responsive transcriptional regulator NikR — MDYKIMGNIKRFGVSVEEELLKKFDEVIERQGYNNRSEAIRDLIRDYLVKEKWRMKKEKIIGNISVIYEHDVYDLSNKLIDIQHNYHDVIISTLHVHFDEKNCLEVILVKGRVQRIKKLYNEISSLKWVKHTDISLTDIL, encoded by the coding sequence ATGGATTATAAAATTATGGGAAATATAAAGCGTTTTGGAGTATCTGTTGAAGAGGAGTTACTAAAGAAATTTGATGAGGTTATTGAAAGGCAAGGATATAACAATAGATCTGAAGCAATAAGAGATCTTATAAGGGATTATCTTGTTAAAGAAAAGTGGAGGATGAAAAAAGAAAAAATTATAGGAAATATAAGTGTTATTTATGAACATGATGTATATGATCTTTCTAATAAACTCATAGATATTCAGCATAATTATCATGATGTTATAATTTCCACGTTACATGTCCATTTTGATGAAAAGAACTGTTTAGAAGTAATATTAGTTAAAGGAAGAGTACAAAGAATTAAAAAACTTTATAATGAAATTTCTTCTTTAAAATGGGTAAAACACACTGATATATCATTAACGGATATACTCTAA